The following proteins come from a genomic window of Loxodonta africana isolate mLoxAfr1 chromosome 19, mLoxAfr1.hap2, whole genome shotgun sequence:
- the ERLIN2 gene encoding erlin-2 isoform X2, protein MIYFDRIEVVNFLVPNAVYDIVKNYTADYDKALIFNKIHHELNQFCSVHTLQEVYIELFDQIDENLKLALQQDLTSMAPGLVIQAVRVTKPNIPEAIRRNYELMESEKTKLLIAAQKQKVVEKEAETERKKALIEAEKVAQVAEITYGQKVMEKETEKKISEIEDAAFLAREKAKADAECYTAVKIAEANKLKLTPEYLQLMKYKAIASNSKIYFGKDIPNMFVDSAGSLGKQFEKLADKLSFGLEEEPSEAATEGN, encoded by the exons ATGATCTACTTTGATAGAATTGAGGTGGTAAACTTCCTAGTCCCAAATGCAG TGTATGATATAGTGAAGAACTACACGGCCGACTATGACAAGGCCCTCATCTTCAATAAGATCCACCACGAACTGAACCAGTTCTGCAGTGTACATACACTTCAGGAGGTCTACATTGAGCTGTTTG ATCAGATTGATGAAAACCTCAAACTGGCTTTGCAACAGGACCTAACCTCCATGGCTCCTGGGCTTGTCATCCAA GCCGTGCGGGTGACGAAGCCCAATATACCTGAGGCAATCCGCAGAAACTACGAGCTGAT GGAAAGCGAAAAGACAAAGCTGCTCATTGCAGCCCAGAAACAGAAGGTGGTGGAGAAGGAAGCCGAGACAGAGCGGAAGAAGGCCCTCATTG AGGCAGAAAAAGTAGCTCAAGTTGCAGAAATCACCTATGGGCAGAAGGTAATGGAGAAGGAGACTGAGAAGAAGATTTCAGAAATTGAag ATGCCGCGTTTCTGGCCCGGGAGAAGGCAAAGGCCGATGCTGAGTGCTATACCGCTGTGAAAATAGCCGAAGCCAACAAG CTGAAGCTGACCCCTGAATACCTGCAGCTGATGAAGTACAAGGCAATCGCTTCCAATAGCAAGATTTACTTTGGCAAAGACATCCCTAACATGTTTGTAGACTCTGCAGGCAGCCTGGGCAAGCAGTTTGAGAAGCTGGCTGACAAGCTGAGTTTTGGCTTAGAAGAGGAGCCCTCAGAGGCAGCCACAGAGGGGAACTGA